A stretch of Telopea speciosissima isolate NSW1024214 ecotype Mountain lineage chromosome 11, Tspe_v1, whole genome shotgun sequence DNA encodes these proteins:
- the LOC122646858 gene encoding sulfhydryl oxidase 2 isoform X5: MSSILLLFLLLLLSFQVSSVSVGSRAILRTLSGPDIPDAAADLNNTSFDEVLKNSPATFSIVEFFAHWCPACRNYKPHYEKVARLFNGPDAAHPGVVFMARVDCASKINTKLCDRFSVGHYPMLLWGPPSKFASGGWEPKQDKSEIRLIDDGRTADRLLNWINKQLGSSYNLDDEKYENEHLPQNASDPEQIVRAIYDVEEATSNAFEIIVDHKMIKSETRGSLIRFLQLLVAHHPSRRCRKGSAEILVNFDDLWPSNLWSVTQQEAVISHGKDALKSFRICGKDVPRGYWIFCRGSKPDTRGYSCGLWVLLHSLSVRIEDGESHLAFTAICDFIHNFFICQDCRQHFYQMCSSVSSPFNKTHDLALWLWSTHNKVNERLKVEEASLETGDPEFPKIIWPPKKLCPSCYLSTSRNSNSTILVDWNKDEVFKFLVGYYGKMLESSYKDKDLIRDGGSSGSLVDDGVTSTNAVAVPMGAALAIAVASCAFGAVACYWRSQQKNRKYFHHPLKNI; the protein is encoded by the exons atgTCTTcgattctccttctcttccttttgcttctcctGAGCTTCCAGGTGTCATCCGTTTCCGTTGGATCGCGTGCGATCCTTCGGACACTCAGCGGCCCTGATATTCCAGATGCAGCTGCTGATTTGAACAACACCAGTTTTGATGAAGTTCTCAAGAACTCTCCCGCTACCTTCTCCATCGTGGAATTCTTTGCTCATTG GTGTCCTGCTTGCAGAAATTACAAG CCTCATTATGAAAAGGTTGCAAGGCTTTTCAATGGACCTGATGCAGCACATCCTGGAGTTGTATTCATGGCGAGGGTAGACTGTGCATCGAAG ATAAATACAAAGCTCTGTGATAGATTTTCAGTTGGCCATTATCCTATGCTCCTTTGGGGTCCTCCATCTAAATTTGCATCTGGTGGTTGGGAACCTAAACAAGACAAAAGCGAAATACGTCTCATTGATGATGGACGGACAGCTGATCGCCTTCTTAATTGGATTAATAAGCAATTGGGAAG TTCATACAATTTGGATGATGAAAAGTATGAGAATGAGCATCTTCCACAAAATGCATCAGACCCTgaacag ATTGTTCGTGCTATATATGATGTTGAAGAAGCAACATCAAATGCCTTTGAGATTATAGTTGACCACAAG ATGATCAAGTCAGAGACTCGAGGCTCACTTATTAGGTTCCTTCAACTTTTGGTGGCACATCACCCTTCCAGGAG GTGTCGAAAGGGAAGTGCAGAAATACTTGTAAACTTTGATGATTTGTGGCCTTCAAATCTGTGGTCTGTCACTCAGCAAGAAGCTGTCATTTCTCATGGAAAGGATGCTCTTAAGAGTTTCAGGATTTGCGGGAAAGATGTTCCTCGTGGATATTGG ATATTTTGTCGGGGCAGCAAGCCGGACACCAGGGGCTATAG CTGTGGCTTGTGGGTTCTGCTGCATTCACTCTCTGTAAGGATAGAAGATGGAGAGAGCCACTTGGCCTTTACAGCTATATGTGACTTCATTCACAACTTTTTCATCTGCCAGGACTGCCGCCAACATTTCTATCAGATGTGTTCAAG TGTTTCTAGTCCTTTCAACAAGACACATGACCTGGCTCTGTGGTTATGGAGTACACATAACAAGGTCAACGAAAGGCTAAAGGTAGAAGAGGCCTCTCTGGAAACTGGTGACCCAGAATTCCCAAAGATCATATGGCCTCCAAAGAAGCTTTGCCCGTCATGTTACCTATCCACAAGCAGGAATAGCAACAGCACAATTCTAGTTGATTGGAACAAAGATGAGGTGTTTAAGTTCTTGGTTGGCTATTATGGGAAGATGCTCGAGTCATCATACAAAGACAAGGATCTTATAAGAGATGGTGGAAGCTCTGGGTCTCTAGTAGATGATGGGGTTACCTCAACAAATGCCGTTGCTGTGCCTATGGGGGCTGCATTGGCCATTGCTGTAGCCAGCTGTGCATTTGGAGCAGTTGCTTGTTACTGGCGCTCGCAGCAGAAGAATCGGAAGTATTTTCACCACCCTTTAAAGAACATCTGA
- the LOC122646858 gene encoding sulfhydryl oxidase 2 isoform X3 — MSSILLLFLLLLLSFQVSSVSVGSRAILRTLSGPDIPDAAADLNNTSFDEVLKNSPATFSIVEFFAHWCPACRNYKPHYEKVARLFNGPDAAHPGVVFMARVDCASKINTKLCDRFSVGHYPMLLWGPPSKFASGGWEPKQDKSEIRLIDDGRTADRLLNWINKQLGSSYNLDDEKYENEHLPQNASDPEQIVRAIYDVEEATSNAFEIIVDHKMIKSETRGSLIRFLQLLVAHHPSRRCRKGSAEILVNFDDLWPSNLWSVTQQEAVISHGKDALKSFRICGKDVPRGYWQEQPLIVSRCILGALLQIFCRGSKPDTRGYSCGLWVLLHSLSVRIEDGESHLAFTAICDFIHNFFICQDCRQHFYQMCSSVSSPFNKTHDLALWLWSTHNKVNERLKVEEASLETGDPEFPKIIWPPKKLCPSCYLSTSRNSNSTILVDWNKDEVFKFLVGYYGKMLESSYKDKDLIRDGGSSGSLVDDGVTSTNAVAVPMGAALAIAVASCAFGAVACYWRSQQKNRKYFHHPLKNI; from the exons atgTCTTcgattctccttctcttccttttgcttctcctGAGCTTCCAGGTGTCATCCGTTTCCGTTGGATCGCGTGCGATCCTTCGGACACTCAGCGGCCCTGATATTCCAGATGCAGCTGCTGATTTGAACAACACCAGTTTTGATGAAGTTCTCAAGAACTCTCCCGCTACCTTCTCCATCGTGGAATTCTTTGCTCATTG GTGTCCTGCTTGCAGAAATTACAAG CCTCATTATGAAAAGGTTGCAAGGCTTTTCAATGGACCTGATGCAGCACATCCTGGAGTTGTATTCATGGCGAGGGTAGACTGTGCATCGAAG ATAAATACAAAGCTCTGTGATAGATTTTCAGTTGGCCATTATCCTATGCTCCTTTGGGGTCCTCCATCTAAATTTGCATCTGGTGGTTGGGAACCTAAACAAGACAAAAGCGAAATACGTCTCATTGATGATGGACGGACAGCTGATCGCCTTCTTAATTGGATTAATAAGCAATTGGGAAG TTCATACAATTTGGATGATGAAAAGTATGAGAATGAGCATCTTCCACAAAATGCATCAGACCCTgaacag ATTGTTCGTGCTATATATGATGTTGAAGAAGCAACATCAAATGCCTTTGAGATTATAGTTGACCACAAG ATGATCAAGTCAGAGACTCGAGGCTCACTTATTAGGTTCCTTCAACTTTTGGTGGCACATCACCCTTCCAGGAG GTGTCGAAAGGGAAGTGCAGAAATACTTGTAAACTTTGATGATTTGTGGCCTTCAAATCTGTGGTCTGTCACTCAGCAAGAAGCTGTCATTTCTCATGGAAAGGATGCTCTTAAGAGTTTCAGGATTTGCGGGAAAGATGTTCCTCGTGGATATTGG CAAG AGCAACCTCTGATTGTTTCCAGATGCATTCTGGGTGCCTTGTTGCAGATATTTTGTCGGGGCAGCAAGCCGGACACCAGGGGCTATAG CTGTGGCTTGTGGGTTCTGCTGCATTCACTCTCTGTAAGGATAGAAGATGGAGAGAGCCACTTGGCCTTTACAGCTATATGTGACTTCATTCACAACTTTTTCATCTGCCAGGACTGCCGCCAACATTTCTATCAGATGTGTTCAAG TGTTTCTAGTCCTTTCAACAAGACACATGACCTGGCTCTGTGGTTATGGAGTACACATAACAAGGTCAACGAAAGGCTAAAGGTAGAAGAGGCCTCTCTGGAAACTGGTGACCCAGAATTCCCAAAGATCATATGGCCTCCAAAGAAGCTTTGCCCGTCATGTTACCTATCCACAAGCAGGAATAGCAACAGCACAATTCTAGTTGATTGGAACAAAGATGAGGTGTTTAAGTTCTTGGTTGGCTATTATGGGAAGATGCTCGAGTCATCATACAAAGACAAGGATCTTATAAGAGATGGTGGAAGCTCTGGGTCTCTAGTAGATGATGGGGTTACCTCAACAAATGCCGTTGCTGTGCCTATGGGGGCTGCATTGGCCATTGCTGTAGCCAGCTGTGCATTTGGAGCAGTTGCTTGTTACTGGCGCTCGCAGCAGAAGAATCGGAAGTATTTTCACCACCCTTTAAAGAACATCTGA
- the LOC122646858 gene encoding sulfhydryl oxidase 2 isoform X6: MAMVSSRINTKLCDRFSVGHYPMLLWGPPSKFASGGWEPKQDKSEIRLIDDGRTADRLLNWINKQLGSSYNLDDEKYENEHLPQNASDPEQIVRAIYDVEEATSNAFEIIVDHKMIKSETRGSLIRFLQLLVAHHPSRRCRKGSAEILVNFDDLWPSNLWSVTQQEAVISHGKDALKSFRICGKDVPRGYWQEQPLIVSRCILGALLQIFCRGSKPDTRGYSCGLWVLLHSLSVRIEDGESHLAFTAICDFIHNFFICQDCRQHFYQMCSSVSSPFNKTHDLALWLWSTHNKVNERLKVEEASLETGDPEFPKIIWPPKKLCPSCYLSTSRNSNSTILVDWNKDEVFKFLVGYYGKMLESSYKDKDLIRDGGSSGSLVDDGVTSTNAVAVPMGAALAIAVASCAFGAVACYWRSQQKNRKYFHHPLKNI; this comes from the exons ATGGCCATGGTTTCTTCAAGG ATAAATACAAAGCTCTGTGATAGATTTTCAGTTGGCCATTATCCTATGCTCCTTTGGGGTCCTCCATCTAAATTTGCATCTGGTGGTTGGGAACCTAAACAAGACAAAAGCGAAATACGTCTCATTGATGATGGACGGACAGCTGATCGCCTTCTTAATTGGATTAATAAGCAATTGGGAAG TTCATACAATTTGGATGATGAAAAGTATGAGAATGAGCATCTTCCACAAAATGCATCAGACCCTgaacag ATTGTTCGTGCTATATATGATGTTGAAGAAGCAACATCAAATGCCTTTGAGATTATAGTTGACCACAAG ATGATCAAGTCAGAGACTCGAGGCTCACTTATTAGGTTCCTTCAACTTTTGGTGGCACATCACCCTTCCAGGAG GTGTCGAAAGGGAAGTGCAGAAATACTTGTAAACTTTGATGATTTGTGGCCTTCAAATCTGTGGTCTGTCACTCAGCAAGAAGCTGTCATTTCTCATGGAAAGGATGCTCTTAAGAGTTTCAGGATTTGCGGGAAAGATGTTCCTCGTGGATATTGG CAAG AGCAACCTCTGATTGTTTCCAGATGCATTCTGGGTGCCTTGTTGCAGATATTTTGTCGGGGCAGCAAGCCGGACACCAGGGGCTATAG CTGTGGCTTGTGGGTTCTGCTGCATTCACTCTCTGTAAGGATAGAAGATGGAGAGAGCCACTTGGCCTTTACAGCTATATGTGACTTCATTCACAACTTTTTCATCTGCCAGGACTGCCGCCAACATTTCTATCAGATGTGTTCAAG TGTTTCTAGTCCTTTCAACAAGACACATGACCTGGCTCTGTGGTTATGGAGTACACATAACAAGGTCAACGAAAGGCTAAAGGTAGAAGAGGCCTCTCTGGAAACTGGTGACCCAGAATTCCCAAAGATCATATGGCCTCCAAAGAAGCTTTGCCCGTCATGTTACCTATCCACAAGCAGGAATAGCAACAGCACAATTCTAGTTGATTGGAACAAAGATGAGGTGTTTAAGTTCTTGGTTGGCTATTATGGGAAGATGCTCGAGTCATCATACAAAGACAAGGATCTTATAAGAGATGGTGGAAGCTCTGGGTCTCTAGTAGATGATGGGGTTACCTCAACAAATGCCGTTGCTGTGCCTATGGGGGCTGCATTGGCCATTGCTGTAGCCAGCTGTGCATTTGGAGCAGTTGCTTGTTACTGGCGCTCGCAGCAGAAGAATCGGAAGTATTTTCACCACCCTTTAAAGAACATCTGA
- the LOC122646858 gene encoding sulfhydryl oxidase 2 isoform X1, producing the protein MSSILLLFLLLLLSFQVSSVSVGSRAILRTLSGPDIPDAAADLNNTSFDEVLKNSPATFSIVEFFAHWCPACRNYKPHYEKVARLFNGPDAAHPGVVFMARVDCASKVYGHGFFKAQINTKLCDRFSVGHYPMLLWGPPSKFASGGWEPKQDKSEIRLIDDGRTADRLLNWINKQLGSSYNLDDEKYENEHLPQNASDPEQIVRAIYDVEEATSNAFEIIVDHKMIKSETRGSLIRFLQLLVAHHPSRRCRKGSAEILVNFDDLWPSNLWSVTQQEAVISHGKDALKSFRICGKDVPRGYWQEQPLIVSRCILGALLQIFCRGSKPDTRGYSCGLWVLLHSLSVRIEDGESHLAFTAICDFIHNFFICQDCRQHFYQMCSSVSSPFNKTHDLALWLWSTHNKVNERLKVEEASLETGDPEFPKIIWPPKKLCPSCYLSTSRNSNSTILVDWNKDEVFKFLVGYYGKMLESSYKDKDLIRDGGSSGSLVDDGVTSTNAVAVPMGAALAIAVASCAFGAVACYWRSQQKNRKYFHHPLKNI; encoded by the exons atgTCTTcgattctccttctcttccttttgcttctcctGAGCTTCCAGGTGTCATCCGTTTCCGTTGGATCGCGTGCGATCCTTCGGACACTCAGCGGCCCTGATATTCCAGATGCAGCTGCTGATTTGAACAACACCAGTTTTGATGAAGTTCTCAAGAACTCTCCCGCTACCTTCTCCATCGTGGAATTCTTTGCTCATTG GTGTCCTGCTTGCAGAAATTACAAG CCTCATTATGAAAAGGTTGCAAGGCTTTTCAATGGACCTGATGCAGCACATCCTGGAGTTGTATTCATGGCGAGGGTAGACTGTGCATCGAAGGTATATGGCCATGGTTTCTTCAAGG CACAGATAAATACAAAGCTCTGTGATAGATTTTCAGTTGGCCATTATCCTATGCTCCTTTGGGGTCCTCCATCTAAATTTGCATCTGGTGGTTGGGAACCTAAACAAGACAAAAGCGAAATACGTCTCATTGATGATGGACGGACAGCTGATCGCCTTCTTAATTGGATTAATAAGCAATTGGGAAG TTCATACAATTTGGATGATGAAAAGTATGAGAATGAGCATCTTCCACAAAATGCATCAGACCCTgaacag ATTGTTCGTGCTATATATGATGTTGAAGAAGCAACATCAAATGCCTTTGAGATTATAGTTGACCACAAG ATGATCAAGTCAGAGACTCGAGGCTCACTTATTAGGTTCCTTCAACTTTTGGTGGCACATCACCCTTCCAGGAG GTGTCGAAAGGGAAGTGCAGAAATACTTGTAAACTTTGATGATTTGTGGCCTTCAAATCTGTGGTCTGTCACTCAGCAAGAAGCTGTCATTTCTCATGGAAAGGATGCTCTTAAGAGTTTCAGGATTTGCGGGAAAGATGTTCCTCGTGGATATTGG CAAG AGCAACCTCTGATTGTTTCCAGATGCATTCTGGGTGCCTTGTTGCAGATATTTTGTCGGGGCAGCAAGCCGGACACCAGGGGCTATAG CTGTGGCTTGTGGGTTCTGCTGCATTCACTCTCTGTAAGGATAGAAGATGGAGAGAGCCACTTGGCCTTTACAGCTATATGTGACTTCATTCACAACTTTTTCATCTGCCAGGACTGCCGCCAACATTTCTATCAGATGTGTTCAAG TGTTTCTAGTCCTTTCAACAAGACACATGACCTGGCTCTGTGGTTATGGAGTACACATAACAAGGTCAACGAAAGGCTAAAGGTAGAAGAGGCCTCTCTGGAAACTGGTGACCCAGAATTCCCAAAGATCATATGGCCTCCAAAGAAGCTTTGCCCGTCATGTTACCTATCCACAAGCAGGAATAGCAACAGCACAATTCTAGTTGATTGGAACAAAGATGAGGTGTTTAAGTTCTTGGTTGGCTATTATGGGAAGATGCTCGAGTCATCATACAAAGACAAGGATCTTATAAGAGATGGTGGAAGCTCTGGGTCTCTAGTAGATGATGGGGTTACCTCAACAAATGCCGTTGCTGTGCCTATGGGGGCTGCATTGGCCATTGCTGTAGCCAGCTGTGCATTTGGAGCAGTTGCTTGTTACTGGCGCTCGCAGCAGAAGAATCGGAAGTATTTTCACCACCCTTTAAAGAACATCTGA
- the LOC122646858 gene encoding sulfhydryl oxidase 2 isoform X4, producing MSSILLLFLLLLLSFQVSSVSVGSRAILRTLSGPDIPDAAADLNNTSFDEVLKNSPATFSIVEFFAHWCPACRNYKPHYEKVARLFNGPDAAHPGVVFMARVDCASKVYGHGFFKAQINTKLCDRFSVGHYPMLLWGPPSKFASGGWEPKQDKSEIRLIDDGRTADRLLNWINKQLGSSYNLDDEKYENEHLPQNASDPEQIVRAIYDVEEATSNAFEIIVDHKMIKSETRGSLIRFLQLLVAHHPSRRCRKGSAEILVNFDDLWPSNLWSVTQQEAVISHGKDALKSFRICGKDVPRGYWIFCRGSKPDTRGYSCGLWVLLHSLSVRIEDGESHLAFTAICDFIHNFFICQDCRQHFYQMCSSVSSPFNKTHDLALWLWSTHNKVNERLKVEEASLETGDPEFPKIIWPPKKLCPSCYLSTSRNSNSTILVDWNKDEVFKFLVGYYGKMLESSYKDKDLIRDGGSSGSLVDDGVTSTNAVAVPMGAALAIAVASCAFGAVACYWRSQQKNRKYFHHPLKNI from the exons atgTCTTcgattctccttctcttccttttgcttctcctGAGCTTCCAGGTGTCATCCGTTTCCGTTGGATCGCGTGCGATCCTTCGGACACTCAGCGGCCCTGATATTCCAGATGCAGCTGCTGATTTGAACAACACCAGTTTTGATGAAGTTCTCAAGAACTCTCCCGCTACCTTCTCCATCGTGGAATTCTTTGCTCATTG GTGTCCTGCTTGCAGAAATTACAAG CCTCATTATGAAAAGGTTGCAAGGCTTTTCAATGGACCTGATGCAGCACATCCTGGAGTTGTATTCATGGCGAGGGTAGACTGTGCATCGAAGGTATATGGCCATGGTTTCTTCAAGG CACAGATAAATACAAAGCTCTGTGATAGATTTTCAGTTGGCCATTATCCTATGCTCCTTTGGGGTCCTCCATCTAAATTTGCATCTGGTGGTTGGGAACCTAAACAAGACAAAAGCGAAATACGTCTCATTGATGATGGACGGACAGCTGATCGCCTTCTTAATTGGATTAATAAGCAATTGGGAAG TTCATACAATTTGGATGATGAAAAGTATGAGAATGAGCATCTTCCACAAAATGCATCAGACCCTgaacag ATTGTTCGTGCTATATATGATGTTGAAGAAGCAACATCAAATGCCTTTGAGATTATAGTTGACCACAAG ATGATCAAGTCAGAGACTCGAGGCTCACTTATTAGGTTCCTTCAACTTTTGGTGGCACATCACCCTTCCAGGAG GTGTCGAAAGGGAAGTGCAGAAATACTTGTAAACTTTGATGATTTGTGGCCTTCAAATCTGTGGTCTGTCACTCAGCAAGAAGCTGTCATTTCTCATGGAAAGGATGCTCTTAAGAGTTTCAGGATTTGCGGGAAAGATGTTCCTCGTGGATATTGG ATATTTTGTCGGGGCAGCAAGCCGGACACCAGGGGCTATAG CTGTGGCTTGTGGGTTCTGCTGCATTCACTCTCTGTAAGGATAGAAGATGGAGAGAGCCACTTGGCCTTTACAGCTATATGTGACTTCATTCACAACTTTTTCATCTGCCAGGACTGCCGCCAACATTTCTATCAGATGTGTTCAAG TGTTTCTAGTCCTTTCAACAAGACACATGACCTGGCTCTGTGGTTATGGAGTACACATAACAAGGTCAACGAAAGGCTAAAGGTAGAAGAGGCCTCTCTGGAAACTGGTGACCCAGAATTCCCAAAGATCATATGGCCTCCAAAGAAGCTTTGCCCGTCATGTTACCTATCCACAAGCAGGAATAGCAACAGCACAATTCTAGTTGATTGGAACAAAGATGAGGTGTTTAAGTTCTTGGTTGGCTATTATGGGAAGATGCTCGAGTCATCATACAAAGACAAGGATCTTATAAGAGATGGTGGAAGCTCTGGGTCTCTAGTAGATGATGGGGTTACCTCAACAAATGCCGTTGCTGTGCCTATGGGGGCTGCATTGGCCATTGCTGTAGCCAGCTGTGCATTTGGAGCAGTTGCTTGTTACTGGCGCTCGCAGCAGAAGAATCGGAAGTATTTTCACCACCCTTTAAAGAACATCTGA
- the LOC122646858 gene encoding sulfhydryl oxidase 2 isoform X2, producing MSSILLLFLLLLLSFQVSSVSVGSRAILRTLSGPDIPDAAADLNNTSFDEVLKNSPATFSIVEFFAHWCPACRNYKPHYEKVARLFNGPDAAHPGVVFMARVDCASKVYGHGFFKAQINTKLCDRFSVGHYPMLLWGPPSKFASGGWEPKQDKSEIRLIDDGRTADRLLNWINKQLGSSYNLDDEKYENEHLPQNASDPEQIVRAIYDVEEATSNAFEIIVDHKMIKSETRGSLIRFLQLLVAHHPSRRCRKGSAEILVNFDDLWPSNLWSVTQQEAVISHGKDALKSFRICGKDVPRGYWQEQPLIVSRCILGALLQIFCRGSKPDTRGYSCGLWVLLHSLSVRIEDGESHLAFTAICDFIHNFFICQDCRQHFYQMCSSVSSPFNKTHDLALWLWSTHNKVNERLKVEEASLETGDPEFPKIIWPPKKLCPSCYLSTSRNSNSTILVDWNKDEVFKFLVGYYGKMLESSYKDKDLIRDGGSSGSLVDDGVTSTNAVAVPMGAALAIAVASCAFGAVACYWRSQQKNRKPRRIWS from the exons atgTCTTcgattctccttctcttccttttgcttctcctGAGCTTCCAGGTGTCATCCGTTTCCGTTGGATCGCGTGCGATCCTTCGGACACTCAGCGGCCCTGATATTCCAGATGCAGCTGCTGATTTGAACAACACCAGTTTTGATGAAGTTCTCAAGAACTCTCCCGCTACCTTCTCCATCGTGGAATTCTTTGCTCATTG GTGTCCTGCTTGCAGAAATTACAAG CCTCATTATGAAAAGGTTGCAAGGCTTTTCAATGGACCTGATGCAGCACATCCTGGAGTTGTATTCATGGCGAGGGTAGACTGTGCATCGAAGGTATATGGCCATGGTTTCTTCAAGG CACAGATAAATACAAAGCTCTGTGATAGATTTTCAGTTGGCCATTATCCTATGCTCCTTTGGGGTCCTCCATCTAAATTTGCATCTGGTGGTTGGGAACCTAAACAAGACAAAAGCGAAATACGTCTCATTGATGATGGACGGACAGCTGATCGCCTTCTTAATTGGATTAATAAGCAATTGGGAAG TTCATACAATTTGGATGATGAAAAGTATGAGAATGAGCATCTTCCACAAAATGCATCAGACCCTgaacag ATTGTTCGTGCTATATATGATGTTGAAGAAGCAACATCAAATGCCTTTGAGATTATAGTTGACCACAAG ATGATCAAGTCAGAGACTCGAGGCTCACTTATTAGGTTCCTTCAACTTTTGGTGGCACATCACCCTTCCAGGAG GTGTCGAAAGGGAAGTGCAGAAATACTTGTAAACTTTGATGATTTGTGGCCTTCAAATCTGTGGTCTGTCACTCAGCAAGAAGCTGTCATTTCTCATGGAAAGGATGCTCTTAAGAGTTTCAGGATTTGCGGGAAAGATGTTCCTCGTGGATATTGG CAAG AGCAACCTCTGATTGTTTCCAGATGCATTCTGGGTGCCTTGTTGCAGATATTTTGTCGGGGCAGCAAGCCGGACACCAGGGGCTATAG CTGTGGCTTGTGGGTTCTGCTGCATTCACTCTCTGTAAGGATAGAAGATGGAGAGAGCCACTTGGCCTTTACAGCTATATGTGACTTCATTCACAACTTTTTCATCTGCCAGGACTGCCGCCAACATTTCTATCAGATGTGTTCAAG TGTTTCTAGTCCTTTCAACAAGACACATGACCTGGCTCTGTGGTTATGGAGTACACATAACAAGGTCAACGAAAGGCTAAAGGTAGAAGAGGCCTCTCTGGAAACTGGTGACCCAGAATTCCCAAAGATCATATGGCCTCCAAAGAAGCTTTGCCCGTCATGTTACCTATCCACAAGCAGGAATAGCAACAGCACAATTCTAGTTGATTGGAACAAAGATGAGGTGTTTAAGTTCTTGGTTGGCTATTATGGGAAGATGCTCGAGTCATCATACAAAGACAAGGATCTTATAAGAGATGGTGGAAGCTCTGGGTCTCTAGTAGATGATGGGGTTACCTCAACAAATGCCGTTGCTGTGCCTATGGGGGCTGCATTGGCCATTGCTGTAGCCAGCTGTGCATTTGGAGCAGTTGCTTGTTACTGGCGCTCGCAGCAGAAGAATCGGAA GCCAAGGAGGATCTGGAGCTGA
- the LOC122646858 gene encoding sulfhydryl oxidase 2 isoform X7, producing MSSILLLFLLLLLSFQVSSVSVGSRAILRTLSGPDIPDAAADLNNTSFDEVLKNSPATFSIVEFFAHWCPACRNYKPHYEKVARLFNGPDAAHPGVVFMARVDCASKVYGHGFFKAQINTKLCDRFSVGHYPMLLWGPPSKFASGGWEPKQDKSEIRLIDDGRTADRLLNWINKQLGSSYNLDDEKYENEHLPQNASDPEQIVRAIYDVEEATSNAFEIIVDHKMIKSETRGSLIRFLQLLVAHHPSRRCRKGSAEILVNFDDLWPSNLWSVTQQEAVISHGKDALKSFRICGKDVPRGYWQEQPLIVSRCILGALLQIFCRGSKPDTRGYSCGLWVLLHSLSVRIEDGESHLAFTAICDFIHNFFICQDCRQHFYQMCSRLFSLIVFLVLSTRHMTWLCGYGVHITRSTKG from the exons atgTCTTcgattctccttctcttccttttgcttctcctGAGCTTCCAGGTGTCATCCGTTTCCGTTGGATCGCGTGCGATCCTTCGGACACTCAGCGGCCCTGATATTCCAGATGCAGCTGCTGATTTGAACAACACCAGTTTTGATGAAGTTCTCAAGAACTCTCCCGCTACCTTCTCCATCGTGGAATTCTTTGCTCATTG GTGTCCTGCTTGCAGAAATTACAAG CCTCATTATGAAAAGGTTGCAAGGCTTTTCAATGGACCTGATGCAGCACATCCTGGAGTTGTATTCATGGCGAGGGTAGACTGTGCATCGAAGGTATATGGCCATGGTTTCTTCAAGG CACAGATAAATACAAAGCTCTGTGATAGATTTTCAGTTGGCCATTATCCTATGCTCCTTTGGGGTCCTCCATCTAAATTTGCATCTGGTGGTTGGGAACCTAAACAAGACAAAAGCGAAATACGTCTCATTGATGATGGACGGACAGCTGATCGCCTTCTTAATTGGATTAATAAGCAATTGGGAAG TTCATACAATTTGGATGATGAAAAGTATGAGAATGAGCATCTTCCACAAAATGCATCAGACCCTgaacag ATTGTTCGTGCTATATATGATGTTGAAGAAGCAACATCAAATGCCTTTGAGATTATAGTTGACCACAAG ATGATCAAGTCAGAGACTCGAGGCTCACTTATTAGGTTCCTTCAACTTTTGGTGGCACATCACCCTTCCAGGAG GTGTCGAAAGGGAAGTGCAGAAATACTTGTAAACTTTGATGATTTGTGGCCTTCAAATCTGTGGTCTGTCACTCAGCAAGAAGCTGTCATTTCTCATGGAAAGGATGCTCTTAAGAGTTTCAGGATTTGCGGGAAAGATGTTCCTCGTGGATATTGG CAAG AGCAACCTCTGATTGTTTCCAGATGCATTCTGGGTGCCTTGTTGCAGATATTTTGTCGGGGCAGCAAGCCGGACACCAGGGGCTATAG CTGTGGCTTGTGGGTTCTGCTGCATTCACTCTCTGTAAGGATAGAAGATGGAGAGAGCCACTTGGCCTTTACAGCTATATGTGACTTCATTCACAACTTTTTCATCTGCCAGGACTGCCGCCAACATTTCTATCAGATGTGTTCAAG ATTATTTTCACTTATAGTGTTTCTAGTCCTTTCAACAAGACACATGACCTGGCTCTGTGGTTATGGAGTACACATAACAAGGTCAACGAAAGGCTAA